One window of the Canis aureus isolate CA01 chromosome 1, VMU_Caureus_v.1.0, whole genome shotgun sequence genome contains the following:
- the PABIR1 gene encoding PPP2R1A-PPP2R2A-interacting phosphatase regulator 1, producing the protein MAQEKMELDLELPPGAGGSPAEGGGSGAGGGLRRSNSAPLIHGLSDTSPVFQAEAPSARRNSTTFPNRHGLLLPASPVRMHSSRLHQIKQEEGMDLINRETVHEREVQNAMQISHSWEESFSLSDNDAEKSASPKRIDFIPVSPAPSPTRGIGKQCFSPSLQSFVSSNGLPPSPIPSPTTRFTTRRSQSPINCIRPSVLGPLKRKCEMETEYQPKRFFQGITNMLSSDVAQLSDPGVCVSSDTLDGNSSSAGSSCNSPAKVSTTTDSPVSPAQAASPFIPVDELSSK; encoded by the coding sequence ATGGCTCAGGAGAAGATGGAGCTAGACCTGGAGTTGCCTCCGGGTGCTGGCGGGAGCCCGGCGGAGGGCGGCGGcagcggcgcgggcgggggcctCCGGAGGTCTAACAGCGCCCCCCTGATCCACGGCCTCAGTGACACTTCGCCGGTGTTCCAGGCCGAGGCGCCGAGCGCCCGGCGGAACAGCACGACGTTCCCGAACCGCCACGGCCTGCTGCTGCCGGCCTCCCCGGTCCGCATGCACAGCAGCCGCTTGCACCAGATCAAGCAGGAGGAGGGCATGGACCTCATCAACCGAGAGACCGTCCACGAGCGCGAGGTGCAGAACGCCATGCAGATAAGCCACTCCTGGGAGGAaagtttcagcctgagtgacaaCGACGCGGAGAAGTCCGCCTCCCCGAAGCGCATCGATTTCATTCCGGTGTCACCAGCGCCGTCACCCACCCGGGGGATCGGGAAGCAGTGCTTTTCACCATCCTTGCAAAGTTTTGTGAGTAGCAATGGATTGCCTCCGAGCCCTATTCCCAGCCCAACGACTCGGTTTACTACCCGGAGAAGCCAGAGTCCCATCAATTGCATTAGACCAAGTGTTCTTGGACcactgaaaagaaaatgtgaaatggaAACTGAGTATCAGCCAAAGAGATTTTTCCAGGGCATCACCAACATGCTTTCTTCTGACGTTGCACAGCTGTCAGATCCTGGCGTGTGCGTATCGTCTGATACCCTTGACGGAAACAGCAGCAGCGCCGGATCTTCTTGTAACTCACCAGCGAAAGTCAGCACTACCACCGACTCTCCTGTGTCGCCTGCCCAAGCGGCCTCTCCATTTATTCCAGTAGATGAACTTTCATCTAAGTGA